ATGGATGGGCCCCCTCAGTGGCCTCTTCCCTGATAGAGGTCAGAAGCGTCGACTTCATGGCCATGAACTCCGCCGTGGAAATCACGTCCATGCTGCGTGGCCTCGGCAGGTCGACACGCTGCACCATCTTCATACTGCCCGGACGCGCGGTCATCACATAGACGCGGTCGGAGAGGAGGATGGCTTCATCCACGTCGTGGGTGACTAGGATGATGGTCTTCCGCATCGATTCCCATAGCCCGGTGACCCACTGGTGGATCTGCGTCCTGTTGAGCGCGTCCAGCGCGCCGAACGGCTCGTCGAGCAGAAAAACCTCCTGGTCGGCCAGGACTGTGCGGAGGAATGCAGCACGCTGCCGCATCCCTCCCGACAGCTCGTGGGGGTAGGCGTTCTCGAACCCCTCGAGCCCGAATCTGCCGAGGTGCTGCCTCGCTCGGTCACTGGCGTCCCTCCTGGAAACACCCTGCAACTCGAGTCCGAGAATAGCGTTGTCCATGACGCTTCGCCACGGCATCAGCAGGTCCTTCTGCTGCATGTAGCCGACAGAGCCCAGGCGCTGTCTGTCCTGGCTGCCGTGAAGCGTCACAGTTCCCGAAGTGGGGCTGTCGAGACCGGCGATGATGTTCAGGAGTGTGCTCTTGCCGCATCCCGATGGGCCAATTATGGAGACGAACTCACCTTCTTCGACGTGGAAGTTGACGTCTCTCAATACCGGGAGCGGCTGAGAGTCCCGCTCCATCTCCCTGGAGAGAAGTTGGACCTCGATGGCATAGTCAGCCGGCTGAAGCGTCTGGGCTCCAGTAGTGCTGCTGTCTGTTTTGCCTGATGTCAACATCGACCCAAATGAAAAACGCCCACTCTGTCTGGGTGGGCGGTGCATATGGTCGACGGGCTGTGCCACGATCCCTACGCTGGCATTATCCAGATCAGGTTCGAAGGGGTCGACAGCGTTTCGGCTGCCCTCTCAGCCTGGCGTTTTCCAAGCTCCCCCGGGGCTGTATTTTGTGTTGCGCGCAAGTCTAACCGGGCAACTGGTGTATGTCAAACCAGAAGTGGACATCCCAACCTGGCGTGGTAGGAGGGTCCACTTGCGACTGCCAAAGCTATCTCCTTAGAATGAGACTACACATCAGTACATGGATGGCCTATCTGCATTGGGAACCGAGTAGCTTCCTTCAGATTCATAACCGCGACAACTATCTAGCCTCTCGCGTGCCCGGTCCGGGGCGCAGCGAGAGGCTGTTGTGTGTTCCGGGCTGGTGTTCCACTCTTTCTTCACTTCGAACCATCGCCTGACTCGCATGTGCCACGCAGCATCAGAGCAGGCAAATTAGGAGACGACACATGGCACTTCAATCAGATCAGGACCTCGCCTACCTGCGCGAGAGGATCAGACACTCCACCGCCCACGTTATGGCCGACGTGGTCACAGCGATGTTTCCTGACGCCAAGCTGGCCATCGGCCCGCCGACTGAAGACGGCTTCTACTATGACTTCATGATCGACAGTCCGTTCACACCTGAGGACCTCGATGAGATCGAGCGGCGGATGCGCGTGGTGATCTCCGAAGACCACACCTTCGAGTACGCGGAGTACTCTCGCGAGCAGATGAACGAAATGAACTCAGACGAGCCTCTCAAGCTGGAGGTGATCGCCGAGATCCCCGAGGGTGAAGCGATCTCGACCTACACGCACCGGGACTTCGAGGACCTCTGCGCAGGTCCCCACGTCGAGTCCACGGGCCGCATCCCTGCCTTCAAGCTGCTGAACGTCGCAGGCGCCTACTGGCGCGGGGACGAGAACCGTCCCATGCTCCAGCGAATCTATGGCACGGCCTTCGAGTCCCAGGAAGCGCTCGACGAGCATATGGAACGACTTGAGCAGGCGAGGCTGCGCGATCACAGGACGGTCGGGCGCGACCTGGACCTCTTTTCTGTCCACGACGAGACTGGACCAGGTCTCATCATCTGGCATCCAAAAGGATCCCGTGTTCGTGGACTCGTCGAAGACCTGTGGAAGCAGGAGCACTACCGCTGGGGATACGACCTTGTTTACACGCCACACATCGGGCGCTCCACGCTCTGGGAGACCAGCGGCCACCTCGAGAACTTCAAGGAGAACATGTTCGCCGCAATGGACATGGAAGGGCAGGACTACTACCTGAAGCCCATGAACTGCCCGTTCCACATCATGTACTACCGCAGTGGCCTGCGCAGCTACCGAGACCTCCCGATGCGAATCGGGGAGCTGGGATCGGTTTATCGCTTCGAACGCGGCGGCACTCTCCATGGGATGCTGCGCGTCAGGGGAATGACCCAGGACGATGCCCACATATTCTGCCGGCCCGACCAGATCGTGGCCGAAGTGAACGGCGTCCTGGATCTCACGTTCCACCTGTTGGATATGTTCAACTTCACCGACTACTCGGTCATGCTCTCGACCCGCCCTGATAAGGCGGTCGGCTCCGAGGAGGAGTGGGAGGTAGCCACCAGCTCGCTGAGGTCTACTCTCGAAGATCGCGGCATGCCCTACGAGGTTGAGGAGGGTGGGGGAGCCTTCTACGGTCCCAAGATAGACGTACACATCAGGGATGCCATCGGACGTCTCTGGCAGTGCACGACCGTCCAGTTCGACTTCAACCTGCCTCGCAGGTTCGGACTGACCTACATCGGCGCCGACGGCGCTGAGCATCAGCCGTACATGGTCCATCGTGCTCTCTTCGGCTCTATGGAACGGTTTATGGGTGTGCTGATAGAGCACTTCGGCGGCGCATTCCCGACCTGGCTCGCGCCAGTTCAGGCCTCGATCATCCCGATCGCGGACAGGCATCACGAATACGCCGAGGCCGTCCGAAGTACCCTGGCCGACGCGGGCGTTCGCGCCGAGACGGACCTTCGCAACGAGCGCATGGGTTTCAAGATCCGTGAATCCCAGGTGCAGAAGGTGCCATACATGCTTATTGTTGGAGACCGCGAAATCGCTGCGGACGCAGTCGGTGTCCGCCTCCGCTCCGGGGAGGACCTTGGCGCAACTCCTGTCTCCGAACTAGTCGACAGAATCGTCGAAGAAACTAAATCAAGGTCCGGCTGAGCGCGGGCACGCTTCAGGCACCCCATTCCGGGCCGGGATTTTGCAGTACAGTAGTCTGGCGCCTTGTTGCCGGTTCGCATCGTGTGTGCTATATTCTGTAAAACTCAGGTGGGCGCCTGAGCTAATGTCATTTTGAGAAAGTGTAAGAAAGAGGTGTCAGGATACCCCCAAGGGACTACAGAGCCAACGAGCAGATAAGAATTCCGCAGGTCCGCGTCATCGACGAGGAGGGCACCCAATTGGGTGTAATGGCTACTCGCGAGGCGCTCGCGATTGCAGACGAAAGAGGATACGACCTCGTTGAGGTCGCTCCCGCCGCGCAACCGCCAGTCTGTCGCCTCATGGACTTTGGAAAGTTCAAGTACGAGGCCACACGCAAGGAGCGCGAAGCGCGCAAAGCTCGCAGGGCCAAGCCCACCAACGAGCTGCGCGAGGTGCGGATGAAAACTCGAATCGGTGAGCATGATCGCCTTGCCAAGACCCGGCTTGTGAAGCGCCTGCTCGGTCAGGGTTCGAAGGTCAAGGTCTCGGTAATGTTCCGGGGTCGCGAAAACGATCATCCAGAGATTGGAATGGCGTTGCTGCGAAAGGTTGCCGAAGCTCTTGTTGATGATGCAGCCCTGGAGAGTACTCCCAGATTCGAGAGCAGGAGAATGCTCTCGATGGTAGTGACACCCATAGCGCCGCCTGCTCAGGGCGAGCAGCGGTCTGAACGTCAACCGGAGAAGGTTAGTGCCTAAACTAAAGACACACAAAGGCGCCAAGCGCCGGTTCAGAATCACCGGCACTGGCAAGCTGGTCAGAATGAAGGGACATAGAAGTCACCTTCGGCGCAAGAAGTCCGCCAGGTCGAAGCGCCTCTTCGCCAAGAAGATCGAAGCGAGCCCGTCCGACGTTAAGATGTTGAAGCGCGCGCTTCCCTACGGTCTTCGCTAACTGCTAGAATTCCTAGTCGGGCCCGAATTCCACACCGCCCCTCCTTAGTGCAGGGGCGGTTGTATGTCTGAGCAGAGAGGGAACTACATTGACGCGAATCAAGCGCGGCGTTACAAAGCGAAAGCGTCACAAGAAGATACTCAAGATGACCAAGGGTCATCAGGGTGGACGACACACGCTGTTCAGGCAAGCCAATGAGTCCATGCTCCATGCCTGCCGCGAGCGCAAGGGCGATATGCGAAAGCTGTGGAACATCAAGATCAACGCTGCCGCCCGCGCCAATGGCATGACCTACAGCACCCTAATCCACGGTCTCAGGCAAGCCGGTGTCGAAGTCAACCGCAAGATGCTTGCCGACGTCGCCATGCAGGACCCGGGTGGTTTCACACAGATCGTCGAGACCGCCAGGCAGCACGTCGAAGCGGCCTGACGGCAGCCGGAGCCTTACTTCCCCTCTCCGCTTACTGGAGAAGCCTCCTGACGTCCTGAACGATCTCCTCCGGACTTAACGGAGACGTAAACACCACGCGTCTACTTCCCCCCCTGTCGATCAGGAAGACCGGGGCCGAGTGGATGACCAGGTATCGCTCTGTAATCGCCGCGCTCAGGGCATCTATCGCCCCTCTCGGCTCAGGAGTTGCCACCTGCACGCCGGAATCTTCGGCGTAGGGATCTACGAAGTAGCTCTCCCAGATGGGCTCAAGCGTCTCGCGGTCGCCTACCAGGTACTGCCACTCCTCCTCGATCTTCCATCGCCTGAGGTAGTCCTGGGCAGCTTCAACCGTGTCGCGTTCGGGATCAACGCTTATGGCCACGAACTCGACGCCACTTCCGTCATCAGCCAACTGGTCCTGGACGTCTCTGAGCTGCGAGGTGATGATCGGACAAACGTCGGGGCAGTACGTGTACAGGAATGTGAGGACGACGACCCGGTCCTGAAAACTCTCCAGGCTGATGGCTTGGCCGATCTGGTTGGTCAGATCGAATGGAGGAGAGGGTTCGGCGCCCTTGAGGACAGTACCGTTGAATTCAGGTTCGGACTGATCGTCGCTGCACCCGCCGAGCAAGACCAGGGTCCCGACGGCGAGGAAAATCGCCATGCCAATCCTGTATCCTAAGTCGCGTTGTGGACGATTGGCGCGACCTGACACATTGATCGGGGCGCTTGTCAGGTCCAGTGGTACGGGTTACTCCGCCGGCTCGTTTCGAGTGAGCAGGTAGGCGACTATAGGGACGCCGAACACCAGCGCAGACCCGAGAATTATGACTGAAAATATTCCGATCGTTTCATCGAGAACGATAAAGAGTGTGCCGAGTCCCCCACCATATAGAGCGATCAAGAAGATCGCGAGGAACGGGAATAGTAGGGAGAATTTAAACTCTTTGCTCATGTAGGGGTCTCCTCCAGTCCGGGAGCTCCGTTTTCAAGATAGTCCATGCGTTTTCTGCGGTTGGCCTGGCGCATCCTCTCCTCTTCGCCATACCAGCGGTAAAACGTCACCACCAGCAGACCGAGGAAGAGCAGCCCGCCTCCGATCTTCATAATGATCGCGCCGATCTGCTGATCGGTCAGGGTAGAGAACATTGTGATCCGAGGTGCGTCCACGTAGTGCTGGTACAGTGGCTGCCCTGCGAACGTCAATGCGCCGAACACGATTATCTGCGCGACTGACAGCCCGAACAGGTACATCATCTGCATCGGATAAGACACCCTCGGCAGTTCCGCCATGGTGCTCGTGAGGGGCCACCACATGACCATCGCCGTCGAAATCATCATCATGTGCTCAACGACGTGGACTATGTTGTTCGACAGGGACGCGTTGTAAAGCGCTGGAATATGCCATAGAGAGAATACGAGGTTGAACGCGAGAAACGCCGCGATCGGGTGCGTGATGGTACGCGCCGTCCGAAATGCCCAGTTGGGCCGAAGTAGTGGTCGGATCAACCAGTGGGGAAGTCCACGAATCAGGAGCGGTGGCGCCACCAGTGTCAGAAGCACGTGCTGGAGCATGTGGATGCTGAACAGGTAGTTGTCGCTGATCACATTGATCGGTGAGACCAGTGCGACGAACAGCACCAGAACGCCGAGCGTGAAAGTCGCAACTTGCCGCGGGTCCACGTAGTCTGCCCAGTTGTTGCGTTCCCTGAGCGGGCCCACACCGAGCAGGTACAGGCCCTCTATGGCCACGAGCAGGACTATCGACTCGGGTTCGGCCTGCCATGTAGTCCACAGCGACCCGGTGCCGAGTCCCATCCCTCATCTCCTTCCACTGCCGCCATCGCGAGCTATGCTGCCTAAGCACTTTCGGCCTGACCTTTATCTTAGAGCAGGAACCAACCGAACAGCGCCATGAGCGCGAATACGACGCCAGTAGCGACCATCATGCCGAAGAAGAACATTCCGGTGAAAATCTTCGAGTCGAACTTCAGGTGCATGTAGTACATCACAACGAGGGCGAACTTGCCGATGGACAGTACTGCCAGGATAGGAATGATCCCGTAACTCAAACCAGTGATGTAGAAGATCCCGACCTCGATCGCCGTCAGGACCGACAGAATCATCGCAACCTTGAAGTATGTTGACGGCGTAGGGTGACCGGTATGTGCGGCGTCTCCCCCGTGTTCGTCGACCTGAATGTTCTCCTGGCTCATTCCTTCCCCCGAGATGTTTGCAACCGTCAAGTGTGCAGGAACTTAGAGATCCAACTGCGTCAATGCGCCGCGTCTGTGGGTACTACCCCTGGGAAGCCCTCGAATACACCGAACAGGTAGACGACCGTGAAAATCACGATCCATACGATGTCTACGAAGTGCCAGTACAGTGCAGCGAGGTCAACGTCGAGATTCTTTTCTGCGGTAACGCCACCCTTCCTGAACGAGTGGAAGAGAATCGATAGAAGCCAGATGACTCCGAGCGTTACGTGCGCCCCGTGGAAACCAGTCAGCGTAAAGAATGTTGTACCGAACAGGTTCGTTCTTGGTGTGAGGCCGTGGACCGCAAAGTCCCGGAACTCGAAAACCTGGAATGCGAGGAAGGTCGTGCCCATGATGGCCGTCGCTGCCAACCAGATGCGGAACGCCTTGAGGTTGCCACGTGTCAGCCATGCGTAGGCCAACACCATGCTCATCGAGCTCATCAGCAGTACGAAAGTGCTTACCGAGGTGACGGGGATGTCGAAGACATCGATAGGGTAGGGGCCGACCAGGCTCTTGCCCTTATACACCAGGTAAGTGGCAATCAGGGTACCGAAGAACATGCAGTCCGAGCCCAGGAAGGCCCACATCAGGAGCTTCCTGTGATTCAGGCCAGTTGTCGTTGGTTCATGCTCGCCGTGAACGGCGGTAGCTTGTGCCACTTAAGTAGCCTCCGTGCTGTTAGTGGGCCGCGGCGTGCTCACCGTCCGGCTCAGGGTCATTGACCGGCTCGAACGACCAGCGGTAGACAGACACCATGCCGATCACGACGCCGAGTACCGTTGCCGTAAGCGCAGTCCAGTTCAGTGTCCTGATGCCGGCAGCATCCACGTTCATCAGATAGACAAGGCCAAACCCGGCTATGAAAAGTCCGAGCGATACGAAGAACGGCCAATACGATGGCTGCGGCAGGTGAATGTCGTGGTGCTCTTCTTCCTCATCGGAAGCTCCCGCGACAACGGGCACCTCAGTAGCCTCTCGCTGGCGCCGCTGCTTCTCTTCCCACCAGTCGTCTCGGTCCTGTACGTTTGGAATCTCAACGAAGTTGTACTCGGGCGGAGGCGACGGAATCGACCACTCGAGCGTCCGTCCGTCCCACGGGTCTGCCCCTGCGAGTTCGCCCTTCGTCCAGCTCTTCCACATGTTGTAGATGAAGAACAGGAACCCGATCGCTAGCATGAACGCGCCTAATGTCGATACCAAGTTCCAGAAGTCCCATCCCATCCCGCTGTAGTACGTATAGATCCGGCGGGGCATTCCATCGAGACCGGTGAAGTGCATCGGGAAGAACGTGACGTTTTGCCCAATGAACATCAGCCAGAAGTGGATCTGGCCCAGCTTCTCGTTGTACATGCGTCCCGTAAGCTTCGGGTACCAGTAGTAGACGCCCGACAGGATGGCGAAGATAGCCCCTCCAAAGAGGACGTAGTGAATGTGGGCAACAATGAAATAGGTGTCCTGCTGCTGGGCGTCCGACGCGGCAATGGCGTGCATGACGCCGCTGATACCGCCAATAACGAACATGGACACAAACGCGATTGCGAATAACATGGGGGTCTTCAGGTTCAGAGAACCTCCCCACATGGTTCCCATCCAGTTGAACACTTTGATGCCTGTCGGCACCGCTATCATCATGGTGGTTACCGCGAAGACCGAGTTGGCTACCGGGCCAAGTCCCACCGTGAACATGTGGTGGCTCCAGACCATCCAGCCCATGAAGGCGATGATGACGCCCGCCAGCACGATGGTCGGATACCCAAACAGGGGCTTCTTCGAGAACACGGGTAAGACCTCTGAGACGATACCCATGGCCGGTAATATCAAGATATACACTTCAGGGTGTCCAAATACCCAGAATAGGTGCTGCCATAGCACCGGGTTAGCGCCGGCGACGACATTGAAGAAGTTCATGCCAAAGGCACGGTCGAACAGGAGTTCGATCAGGGCCACGGTGATGACCGGGAAGGCCAGCACCAGCAGTATTGCTGTCACCAGTGTCATCCAGGTGAACAGCGGCATTCGCATCAGGCTCATGCCCGGAGCCCGCATGTTTACTATCGTCACAATGAAGTTGAACGAGGCCGCCAGTGAGGCAACGCCCAGCACCTGCAGGGCTACGATCCAGACGTCTATGCCGTGTCCCGTGTTGTAGGTGATCCCGGTAAGCGGGGAGTATCCGAACCAGCCACCATTGGGCGCGGCGTGTGTAAACCAGCTCAACTTGAGAATCAGGGCGCCGGCCAGGAACGTCCAGTAGCTGAAGGCATTGAGACGCGGGAACGCGACGTCACGCGCTCCTATCTGCAGTGGGATTACGAAATTGAAGAATGCCGCAGACAGTGGCATCACGCCAAGGAAGATCATGGTCGTGGCGTGCATTGTGAACAGCTGGTTGAATATCTCAGGCGTGACGAGGTTCTGCTCCGGCCTCATCAACTGGACGCGAATGATCATCGCCTCGATGCCGCCTGAGAAGAACATCAGGAACGCTGTGACGCCGTACAGAACGCCTATCTTCTTGTGATCGATTGTCGTCAACCAGTCCCAGATCCCCGAGGGGTGGACTGGCCTTGGAATCGCTAGGGGAATGGTCGTCATCCAGTTCCTCCGAACATTTGCGTCACAGGTGCTGCCCTTTACTTCAGGCTGGAGACGTAGGCAACCAGGGCGGACAGTTCAGCTTCCGTCAACGTGTTGGCTGGGTCGATATATGGCGCACCTCGCCGGGCCATAATGTTGCCCGTCTTGGCCGCCTCGGGATCTTCAATCCAGGTCCTGAGGTTGCGCTGGAAAATAGCGTCGTTCACCTGGCCGTCTTCGCCAAGGTTGTCAAAGACACCGGCCGCGAGCTGCGATCGGCTGGCTACGTGTGTCAGGTTCGGGCCGTCGCGTCCGGGAGTACCCTTGGCGACAACCGAATCGGTCGCGTGGCAGCCGCTGCACCCGGCGCTTGCGCTCGAGAACAGTTTCCTGCCCTCCGATATCAGCGGGTCCTGCGATTCAATCGCAGGCGATGCCTGGAATCTGAGCCATTCGTCGAATTCCTCGCGGGTTACTACGAACACCTTGAAACGCATGTTGGCATGCTGCACGCCACAGAATTCAGCGCACTGGGCGTAGTACTCCCCCGTTCGGTCGGCCTTGATCCACATGGTGTTGTCATTTCCTGGCACCATATCGACTTTGCCGGCAATTTTGGGAATCCAAAAGCTGTGGATCACGTCGATGGAGTCCAGATTGACGTTCACGACCTCGTCCACAGGCATATAGAGGTCGTTGGCAAATACGATCTCCTTCGTGGGATCGTCGGGATGAGGATATCGGAACTCGAACCACCACTGGTGGCCGATAGCCTCCACCGTCAACGCGTGCGGCTCAGGGGAGACCTGGTTATCAAAAATTGTGAAGACGGTCGGAATGGCTACGACGATGAGCAGGGCAGTCGGAGCGGCTGTCCAGGCGAACTCCAGAGTATGGTTGCCTTCGGTCTGCGTCGGCATTTCGTCCGCTCTTCGCCTGCGGAACTTTATGACTGAGTAGATGAGGGCGCCTTCAACCAGGATGAATACAACCGTGCCTGCTCCCAGAATGATCCAGAACAGGTTCAACTGCGACTGGGCGACTGGCCCCAGCGCATCGAAAGTGGACTGCGGATTGTTGGGCGTGCAACCGAACACGAGCGTCAGCAGGGCAATGCCGATCAGGATCCTACCGCGCTTTAACACTCTGGACATATTCCGGGTATCCCTCTGACTGGTGTCTGTTTTCTCAGAAATGGCTTGTGACACCGATTGTAAAATCTATCAAAGCACCCTATGGCAGTCAAGGATTTCAGGCAAGGGTTGAACGCCCTTCCTGACTCCGTTTACTGAAGCGTGTTCAGACTCGTTTCTAGCTACCATAACCGGTGCCTTATACATTCTTTCGAACTCTCCATCACACGGCCACCACGCTGTCGACCATCATGATGACGAACAGCAATGCGAGGTAGGCAAGCGAGTAGAGATAAGTGGACTTGGCTCCTTCGATCCCTGGCCTGCGCATCAGCCTGTAGGCTGAGTAGATGAAACCTGCTCCCAGGGTCAGCGAACCCGCGAAGTATACCCATCCAACCGCCTGGGTGGTGAAGAACATTGAGGTGAGCGCAACTAACAGGACTGTGTACAGCAGGATGGACCTTTTAGTCTCACTGACTCCGGCGACTACAGGCAGCATGGGAACCCCGGCCTGCGAGTAGTCGTCCTTGATAATCAGCGACAGCGCCCAGAAGTGCGGCGGGGTCCAGAAGAACACGATTGCAAACATGTACAGCGCCGGCAGATCCAGGCTGCCTGTGACTGCGACCCATCCAACCATCGGAGGGATAGCACCTGCCGCGCCCCCGATGACGATGTTCTGCGGAGTGCTCCTCTTCAGGGTCATGGTGTATACAAACACGTAGAAGAGCGTTGCTGAAAGCGTAAGTACAGCGCTGAGCGGATTCGCGAGCAATGCCAGGATCGCGAATGCAACTACGTTCAGTCCTATGCCGAACCACATCGCGTTGACTGGTGGGATGGTGCCGCTCGCGACCGGGCGGGTCGCGGTCCGGGTCATTAGCTGGTCTATATCTCGGTCGAGGAAGTGATTGAGAGCGTTTGCTCCTCCGGCAGCGAGCGCGCCGCCTGCCAGGACGACGACCGTCAGCAGGGGATCGGGAGCTCCTTTGGAAGCAACGAACATCCCGCCCAGAGCCGTGAAGACCAGGAGGGATATGATCCTGGGCTTCGTGAGCGTCACGTAGGCCCGCAGTATTGACTGCGATCTCCTGACTGTTACTGCCATGGTTGCCATTGAGTATTCTCGACTAGGCTTGCTGGAACCGCAGCGCTGTGGCTGCAGTAACCGTCTTCTGCTGAGGCAGGTAGATAAGCCCGACCATAGTCACCAGTGCCGCCCAGACAAGCGTTGCGACGCTCAGGTGGACGGCCTTGAAGTCCGCTCCGAACTTCGTCCATATCACTGCTGCGCCGACAATTATCTGTATCGCAAATACCAGAATGACAGCCAGTGCCGCGAGCCGCGCGGGAGGGTTGTCCTGGAAATTACGTATCACGTGCCACGCCGCGGCCAGAACGATAAGCCCGACCAGGGCGGCGATGTAGCGGTGCCCCATGTGTATCAAATAGGCCGCCGCATCTGACGGCCAGAAGCTGCCTCTGCAGAGGGGCCAAGTAGCGCATGATGTCCCGGCCCCGTAGCCGACCATGTACGATCCCGACAGAATAAGCATGAATGCGCCAACTATTGCCGCGATTACCAGATTCCGGGTAGTCGCGCCGGGCTTTGCCACAGCGGACTCGTTTTCGGCACGGCTGACGCTCCATCCCCCTATCGCGGCGACAATCAGGGAAGCTAGGAGCATCTCGGCTATTCCGAGGTGAAACAGCACCACCCACCATTCAAGCTCGGTGAGCACGGTGACACCGCCCAATATGGCAGCGACGACCACCAGCACGAGTGCCGCGATCGAACTGCCGATGACAACCCGGTTTTCGCGGAATTGCAGCCATGCCAGAACTGCTGTACCCAATACGAACAGACTGAGAACAGATGCTGACAATCGATGACTGTACTCGATCATGGTGGGCACGCTGAATGGGGGAATGATCTGACCATAGCAAAGAGGCCAATCGGGACAACCCAGACCAGAGTTTGTGACCCTCACCACTCCTCCCAGGGTGACCTGTCCAAACGCCGCTACCACCGCGGCAACCACCACTACGCGGAAGATGATCTGTGCCCTCTCGCTCGACATCATCGTCTCTAGCGGCCTGCGACAGGGCTACTGGGGGTGGCGGCAGAAGGTGCCGAATGTGCAATATTTCACGAACGAAATGGTAGCACAGGCTATTACTAGCGTCAATCCAATAGTCAGTGCAGAATACATGCACCTGACAGGGCTTTTCTTGACTGCTATCGACAGTCGTAACTAGAATTAGCCAGCCTGACCGACGACCGGTTCTGGCTTACCTAAAGACTCTGGC
This genomic stretch from Dehalococcoidia bacterium harbors:
- a CDS encoding threonine--tRNA ligase codes for the protein MALQSDQDLAYLRERIRHSTAHVMADVVTAMFPDAKLAIGPPTEDGFYYDFMIDSPFTPEDLDEIERRMRVVISEDHTFEYAEYSREQMNEMNSDEPLKLEVIAEIPEGEAISTYTHRDFEDLCAGPHVESTGRIPAFKLLNVAGAYWRGDENRPMLQRIYGTAFESQEALDEHMERLEQARLRDHRTVGRDLDLFSVHDETGPGLIIWHPKGSRVRGLVEDLWKQEHYRWGYDLVYTPHIGRSTLWETSGHLENFKENMFAAMDMEGQDYYLKPMNCPFHIMYYRSGLRSYRDLPMRIGELGSVYRFERGGTLHGMLRVRGMTQDDAHIFCRPDQIVAEVNGVLDLTFHLLDMFNFTDYSVMLSTRPDKAVGSEEEWEVATSSLRSTLEDRGMPYEVEEGGGAFYGPKIDVHIRDAIGRLWQCTTVQFDFNLPRRFGLTYIGADGAEHQPYMVHRALFGSMERFMGVLIEHFGGAFPTWLAPVQASIIPIADRHHEYAEAVRSTLADAGVRAETDLRNERMGFKIRESQVQKVPYMLIVGDREIAADAVGVRLRSGEDLGATPVSELVDRIVEETKSRSG
- the rpmI gene encoding 50S ribosomal protein L35, translating into MPKLKTHKGAKRRFRITGTGKLVRMKGHRSHLRRKKSARSKRLFAKKIEASPSDVKMLKRALPYGLR
- a CDS encoding ABC transporter ATP-binding protein is translated as MLTSGKTDSSTTGAQTLQPADYAIEVQLLSREMERDSQPLPVLRDVNFHVEEGEFVSIIGPSGCGKSTLLNIIAGLDSPTSGTVTLHGSQDRQRLGSVGYMQQKDLLMPWRSVMDNAILGLELQGVSRRDASDRARQHLGRFGLEGFENAYPHELSGGMRQRAAFLRTVLADQEVFLLDEPFGALDALNRTQIHQWVTGLWESMRKTIILVTHDVDEAILLSDRVYVMTARPGSMKMVQRVDLPRPRSMDVISTAEFMAMKSTLLTSIREEATEGAHP
- a CDS encoding cytochrome c oxidase assembly protein, producing the protein MGLGTGSLWTTWQAEPESIVLLVAIEGLYLLGVGPLRERNNWADYVDPRQVATFTLGVLVLFVALVSPINVISDNYLFSIHMLQHVLLTLVAPPLLIRGLPHWLIRPLLRPNWAFRTARTITHPIAAFLAFNLVFSLWHIPALYNASLSNNIVHVVEHMMMISTAMVMWWPLTSTMAELPRVSYPMQMMYLFGLSVAQIIVFGALTFAGQPLYQHYVDAPRITMFSTLTDQQIGAIIMKIGGGLLFLGLLVVTFYRWYGEEERMRQANRRKRMDYLENGAPGLEETPT
- the rplT gene encoding 50S ribosomal protein L20, which encodes MTRIKRGVTKRKRHKKILKMTKGHQGGRHTLFRQANESMLHACRERKGDMRKLWNIKINAAARANGMTYSTLIHGLRQAGVEVNRKMLADVAMQDPGGFTQIVETARQHVEAA
- the ctaD gene encoding cytochrome c oxidase subunit I, with product MTTIPLAIPRPVHPSGIWDWLTTIDHKKIGVLYGVTAFLMFFSGGIEAMIIRVQLMRPEQNLVTPEIFNQLFTMHATTMIFLGVMPLSAAFFNFVIPLQIGARDVAFPRLNAFSYWTFLAGALILKLSWFTHAAPNGGWFGYSPLTGITYNTGHGIDVWIVALQVLGVASLAASFNFIVTIVNMRAPGMSLMRMPLFTWMTLVTAILLVLAFPVITVALIELLFDRAFGMNFFNVVAGANPVLWQHLFWVFGHPEVYILILPAMGIVSEVLPVFSKKPLFGYPTIVLAGVIIAFMGWMVWSHHMFTVGLGPVANSVFAVTTMMIAVPTGIKVFNWMGTMWGGSLNLKTPMLFAIAFVSMFVIGGISGVMHAIAASDAQQQDTYFIVAHIHYVLFGGAIFAILSGVYYWYPKLTGRMYNEKLGQIHFWLMFIGQNVTFFPMHFTGLDGMPRRIYTYYSGMGWDFWNLVSTLGAFMLAIGFLFFIYNMWKSWTKGELAGADPWDGRTLEWSIPSPPPEYNFVEIPNVQDRDDWWEEKQRRQREATEVPVVAGASDEEEEHHDIHLPQPSYWPFFVSLGLFIAGFGLVYLMNVDAAGIRTLNWTALTATVLGVVIGMVSVYRWSFEPVNDPEPDGEHAAAH
- a CDS encoding SCO family protein, producing the protein MAIFLAVGTLVLLGGCSDDQSEPEFNGTVLKGAEPSPPFDLTNQIGQAISLESFQDRVVVLTFLYTYCPDVCPIITSQLRDVQDQLADDGSGVEFVAISVDPERDTVEAAQDYLRRWKIEEEWQYLVGDRETLEPIWESYFVDPYAEDSGVQVATPEPRGAIDALSAAITERYLVIHSAPVFLIDRGGSRRVVFTSPLSPEEIVQDVRRLLQ
- a CDS encoding cytochrome C oxidase subunit IV family protein, giving the protein MSQENIQVDEHGGDAAHTGHPTPSTYFKVAMILSVLTAIEVGIFYITGLSYGIIPILAVLSIGKFALVVMYYMHLKFDSKIFTGMFFFGMMVATGVVFALMALFGWFLL
- a CDS encoding cytochrome c oxidase subunit 3, with the protein product MWAFLGSDCMFFGTLIATYLVYKGKSLVGPYPIDVFDIPVTSVSTFVLLMSSMSMVLAYAWLTRGNLKAFRIWLAATAIMGTTFLAFQVFEFRDFAVHGLTPRTNLFGTTFFTLTGFHGAHVTLGVIWLLSILFHSFRKGGVTAEKNLDVDLAALYWHFVDIVWIVIFTVVYLFGVFEGFPGVVPTDAAH
- the infC gene encoding translation initiation factor IF-3; translated protein: MPPRDYRANEQIRIPQVRVIDEEGTQLGVMATREALAIADERGYDLVEVAPAAQPPVCRLMDFGKFKYEATRKEREARKARRAKPTNELREVRMKTRIGEHDRLAKTRLVKRLLGQGSKVKVSVMFRGRENDHPEIGMALLRKVAEALVDDAALESTPRFESRRMLSMVVTPIAPPAQGEQRSERQPEKVSA